The Microbacter sp. GSS18 genome has a segment encoding these proteins:
- the sucB gene encoding 2-oxoglutarate dehydrogenase, E2 component, dihydrolipoamide succinyltransferase, with protein MSTSVVLPALGESVTEGTVTRWLKQVGDTVEADEGLLEISTDKVDTEIPSPVGGVIEEILVQEDETVEVGAVLAKIGDGSAAAAPAPADEAAPAAEAAPAAEAAPAAEAAPAAEPAPAAAPAATGGKDVVLPELGESVTEGTVTRWLKEVGDDVAVDEPLLEISTDKVDTEIPSPFAGTLQEILVAEDETVEVGAALARIGEGAPAAASAPEAAPEPAPAPEPEPAPEPAPAAAPEPAPAPAPAAAPAPAAAPAPAAAPAPAAAPAPAAAPAADDSVTYVTPLVRRLAQQQGVDLTTVTGTGVGGRIRKEDVLKAAQAPAPAEKAAPAPTVEVSPLRGTTQPMSRLRKVLAERAVASMQATAQLTTVVEVDVTNVSAYRDRVKADFLAKTGDKLSFLPFFALAAAEALQAYPVINATVDGDQIVYPATENLSIAVDTERGLLTPVLRDAAEKNLAEIAHEIADLAARTRDNKLKPDELAGGTFTLTNTGSRGALFDTPVVFLPQSAILGTGTVVKRPGLVKVGGQDAIAVRSYVYLALSYDHRIIDGADAARFLSAVKTRLEQADFEAQLGI; from the coding sequence ATGAGCACTTCTGTGGTCCTCCCCGCGCTCGGCGAGAGCGTCACCGAGGGAACGGTCACCCGCTGGCTCAAGCAGGTCGGCGACACCGTCGAGGCCGACGAAGGACTGCTCGAGATCTCGACCGACAAGGTCGACACCGAGATTCCCTCGCCGGTCGGCGGCGTCATCGAGGAGATCCTCGTCCAGGAGGACGAGACCGTCGAGGTGGGCGCCGTGCTCGCGAAGATCGGAGACGGCTCGGCTGCGGCCGCCCCGGCTCCGGCCGACGAAGCCGCCCCCGCCGCCGAGGCCGCCCCCGCCGCCGAGGCGGCTCCCGCTGCCGAGGCCGCTCCCGCCGCCGAGCCCGCCCCCGCGGCGGCGCCGGCCGCGACCGGAGGCAAGGACGTCGTGCTCCCCGAGCTCGGCGAGTCGGTCACCGAGGGCACCGTGACCCGCTGGCTGAAGGAGGTCGGCGACGACGTCGCGGTCGACGAGCCGCTGCTGGAGATCTCGACCGACAAGGTCGACACCGAGATCCCGTCACCGTTCGCCGGGACGCTGCAGGAGATCCTGGTCGCCGAGGACGAGACCGTCGAGGTCGGCGCCGCGCTCGCCCGCATCGGCGAGGGGGCACCTGCCGCCGCTTCCGCCCCCGAGGCCGCGCCGGAGCCTGCTCCGGCACCCGAGCCCGAGCCGGCCCCCGAGCCAGCCCCCGCGGCCGCGCCCGAGCCGGCTCCTGCTCCTGCCCCGGCTGCCGCTCCGGCCCCGGCTGCCGCTCCGGCCCCGGCTGCTGCTCCGGCCCCGGCTGCCGCGCCGGCCCCGGCTGCCGCGCCGGCTGCCGACGACTCGGTCACCTACGTCACTCCGCTCGTGCGCCGCCTGGCCCAGCAGCAGGGTGTGGATCTGACGACCGTCACCGGCACGGGCGTCGGCGGGCGTATCCGCAAGGAGGACGTCCTCAAGGCCGCGCAGGCCCCGGCTCCGGCCGAGAAGGCCGCCCCGGCCCCGACCGTGGAGGTCTCGCCGCTGCGCGGAACCACTCAGCCGATGTCGCGCCTGCGCAAGGTCCTCGCCGAGCGCGCGGTGGCGTCGATGCAGGCGACCGCGCAGCTGACGACCGTGGTCGAGGTCGACGTGACGAACGTCTCCGCCTACCGCGACCGCGTCAAGGCCGACTTCCTGGCGAAGACCGGCGACAAGCTGTCGTTCCTGCCGTTCTTCGCGCTGGCCGCCGCCGAGGCGCTGCAGGCGTACCCCGTGATCAACGCCACGGTGGACGGCGACCAGATCGTCTATCCCGCGACCGAGAACCTCTCGATCGCGGTGGACACCGAGCGCGGTCTGCTGACGCCGGTGCTGCGCGACGCCGCCGAGAAGAACCTCGCCGAGATCGCTCACGAGATCGCGGACCTCGCGGCACGCACGCGTGACAACAAGCTCAAGCCCGACGAGCTGGCGGGCGGGACGTTCACGCTGACCAACACCGGTTCGCGCGGCGCCCTGTTCGACACTCCGGTCGTCTTCCTGCCGCAGTCGGCGATCCTGGGCACCGGCACCGTCGTGAAGCGTCCCGGGCTGGTCAAGGTCGGCGGGCAGGATGCCATCGCCGTCCGCTCGTACGTCTACCTGGCGCTGTCCTACGATCACCGCATCATCGACGGCGCCGACGCGGCGCGCTTCCTGAGCGCGGTCAAGACCCGCCTCGAGCAGGCCGACTTCGAGGCCCAGCTCGGGATCTGA
- a CDS encoding leucyl aminopeptidase: MSFPDLESRAEPIRESDADALLLALPPVAEIPDEVLADWPGLREALDATGFSGAPSSFQRVYAPEATTRPLAVVGTGPAPDAAAVRLAVGAAVRTLTGFERVAVSSPTAPELWRAVAEGAALGGYRFDGYKSESPKPRASVVQVHAGEADDAVLDAVRAEAAAVALVKDLVSIPAEWLGPADFAVRAEEAVDGLPVTVEVLDEDALRDGGYGGILGVGQGSDRPPRLIRLDYAPDDAARHVALVGKGITFDTGGLSLKPSSSMVGMKYDMAGAATVLAVLRAVAAVGAPVRVTAWLCVADNMPSGRATRPGDVLRMADGTTVEVLNTDAEGRLVLADGLVAASREDPDVIVDVATLTGAITVALGTRHTGVMGDDATVAEYLEAAAGAAEHAWQLPLPDHMVDELDSPIADLQNAKIGDTAGGSLFAGLFLRHFVGRSGEGDDAPRIPWVHLDIAGAGWNKGAPHGYTDKGPTAASVRSLIRFLTAERTA; this comes from the coding sequence ATGTCGTTCCCCGACCTCGAGTCCCGAGCCGAGCCCATCCGAGAGTCCGACGCCGACGCCCTTCTGCTGGCGCTGCCTCCGGTCGCCGAGATCCCCGACGAGGTCCTGGCCGACTGGCCCGGACTGCGCGAGGCGCTCGATGCGACCGGGTTCAGCGGCGCCCCTTCGTCCTTCCAGCGGGTCTACGCCCCCGAGGCCACGACCCGTCCGCTCGCCGTCGTCGGGACCGGCCCCGCCCCCGATGCCGCGGCCGTTCGGCTCGCCGTCGGCGCGGCCGTGCGCACCCTCACCGGCTTCGAGCGCGTCGCCGTCTCCTCCCCCACCGCCCCGGAACTGTGGCGCGCGGTCGCCGAGGGGGCGGCGCTGGGCGGCTACCGGTTCGACGGGTACAAGTCCGAGTCCCCCAAGCCGCGAGCATCCGTCGTGCAGGTGCACGCGGGCGAGGCCGACGACGCGGTCCTGGATGCCGTGCGTGCGGAAGCGGCCGCCGTCGCGCTGGTGAAGGACCTCGTGTCGATCCCCGCCGAGTGGCTGGGGCCCGCCGACTTCGCGGTTCGAGCAGAGGAGGCGGTCGACGGCCTGCCGGTCACCGTCGAGGTGCTCGACGAGGACGCGCTGCGGGACGGGGGCTACGGCGGCATCCTCGGTGTCGGACAGGGCTCCGACCGCCCACCGCGTCTGATCCGCCTCGACTACGCGCCCGACGACGCCGCGCGCCACGTCGCGCTCGTCGGAAAGGGCATCACGTTCGACACCGGTGGGCTCTCGCTCAAGCCCTCGTCCTCGATGGTCGGGATGAAGTACGACATGGCCGGCGCCGCGACGGTGCTCGCCGTGCTGCGTGCCGTCGCCGCCGTCGGCGCGCCGGTCCGCGTCACCGCGTGGCTCTGCGTCGCCGACAACATGCCGTCCGGCCGCGCGACGCGCCCGGGCGACGTCCTGCGGATGGCGGACGGCACGACGGTGGAGGTCCTCAACACGGATGCCGAGGGCCGCCTCGTCCTGGCCGACGGGCTCGTCGCGGCCAGCCGCGAGGATCCCGACGTGATCGTCGACGTCGCGACGCTGACCGGTGCGATCACCGTCGCCCTCGGCACGCGCCACACCGGCGTGATGGGTGACGACGCCACGGTCGCCGAGTACCTCGAGGCCGCCGCCGGGGCTGCCGAGCATGCGTGGCAGCTTCCGCTGCCGGACCACATGGTCGACGAGCTGGACTCGCCCATCGCGGATCTGCAGAACGCCAAGATCGGCGACACGGCCGGCGGATCGCTGTTCGCCGGTCTCTTCCTGCGCCACTTCGTGGGTCGCTCCGGCGAGGGCGACGACGCTCCCCGGATCCCCTGGGTCCACCTCGACATCGCCGGCGCCGGCTGGAACAAGGGCGCCCCGCACGGCTACACCGACAAGGGTCCGACCGCCGCGTCCGTCCGGAGCCTCATCCGCTTCCTCACCGCGGAGCGCACCGCATGA
- a CDS encoding DUF4191 domain-containing protein encodes MAARSTAPEKRPGFFAQIRTLYTFTQKSFRWLPFLIAGILALGVIAGLGLGFLIPPVAVWTVILWGVTGLMAGVLASMMTMTRLSTIAMYRQIDGMPGAAGHVMSTALGRRWQASDMPVGVNPKTQEAVYRAIGRGGVVIVGEGARGRLTRLVNDERSKVQRVAQGVPVTVFYIGHGEDEVPISKLASSIKSLPKKIDRATMGAVIKRIDSVSQSVTSLPIPKGIDPQRVRAQRPR; translated from the coding sequence ATGGCAGCTCGCAGTACCGCACCCGAGAAGCGGCCCGGCTTCTTCGCCCAGATCCGCACCCTCTACACCTTCACGCAGAAGAGCTTCCGCTGGCTGCCGTTCCTGATCGCGGGAATCCTCGCCCTCGGCGTCATCGCGGGCCTGGGTCTCGGCTTCCTGATCCCGCCGGTGGCGGTGTGGACGGTCATCCTGTGGGGCGTCACGGGCCTGATGGCCGGTGTTCTGGCCTCGATGATGACCATGACGCGCCTGTCGACGATCGCGATGTACCGCCAGATCGACGGAATGCCCGGAGCGGCCGGACACGTCATGTCGACGGCGCTCGGCCGTCGCTGGCAGGCGAGCGACATGCCCGTCGGCGTCAACCCCAAGACGCAGGAGGCGGTCTACCGCGCGATCGGCCGCGGCGGCGTCGTCATCGTCGGCGAGGGGGCCCGCGGGCGCCTGACGCGTCTGGTCAACGACGAGCGGTCCAAAGTGCAGCGCGTGGCGCAGGGGGTGCCCGTGACCGTCTTCTACATCGGCCACGGCGAGGACGAGGTGCCGATCTCCAAGCTCGCCTCGAGCATCAAGTCGCTTCCGAAGAAGATCGACCGCGCCACGATGGGCGCCGTCATCAAGCGCATCGACTCCGTGTCGCAGTCGGTGACGTCGCTGCCGATTCCCAAGGGCATCGACCCGCAGCGGGTGCGCGCGCAGCGCCCGCGCTGA
- a CDS encoding bifunctional [glutamine synthetase] adenylyltransferase/[glutamine synthetase]-adenylyl-L-tyrosine phosphorylase, translating to MTAGDRSSSLTQLARLGFGRLAEADQLLTEVSDATGIDREALCRRSPIAADPDAALLALERVVRRNPAALAPLGTDADAWSALWALLGASSGFADFYLRHPEEVADLAVRGHGLPTADELRETLLEAVGDEDGFAADGAETSWIALRVRYRRMLARIAAYDLLHVSSVEIMPQVGAALADAAAAALEASLSVARTRVARGGAGAGLFPRDEVAATRLAVIGMGKTGARELNYVSDVDVIFVADADPDAPVDPGESRVVDIATRLAVQLMRGISEVEIEPPLWEVDANLRPEGKQGALVRTLESHLSYYDRWAKSWEFQALLKARPIAGSPTLGAAYVDAVQPKVWTSAARENFVDSVQRMRERVTEHIPAADVPFQIKLGPGGIRDIEFTVQLLQLVHGLTDENIRQRGTLDALDALVAQGYIGRTEATAFSNDYRVLRVLEHRVQLRGLRRTHLMPAKPEDRRILARASGLAPSGDAVWELWERTKREVREIHVRLFYRPLLAAVASLPEEERVISPEQAHDRLAAIGFKDPAGALRHIGALTSGISRKVVIQRHLMPVMIRWFADGVDPDYGLLAFRRLSERLGDTPWFLRMLRDSSGAAEGLTRVLSGSRYVGDLMEWIPEAAAWLDDEDMLRPRAGVALQQEARAIQTRHQTVDDAMRAVRALRRRELLRTAMAGMVGVASIEDVAQSLTTITEVTIQAALRAVRREVVPPEDAELDFSVIAMGRFGGSELGFGSDADVLYVYRANGIEPERAGRLANRIVQELRRYSEDHRVPLDLDADLRPEGRKGPVVRTLDSYAEYYRRWSVSWEAQALLRARGVAGSVKLIRDFIALADELRYPKAADPQGLREIKRIKARVENERLPQGTDPHRHLKLGPGSLSDVEWLVQLLQLQHAHRLPEMRTTSTMAALRAAEAAGVIAASDAQRLSSAWRLASRLRSANTLLSGQTSDVLPTDRVRLDGIGRLLEYPPRSATQVEEDYLGTTRRARRVFEKLFYG from the coding sequence ATGACTGCCGGCGATCGCTCTTCATCCCTCACGCAGCTCGCGCGCCTGGGCTTCGGCCGCCTGGCCGAAGCCGACCAGCTGCTGACCGAGGTCTCGGACGCGACGGGCATCGATCGCGAAGCGCTGTGCCGCCGGTCCCCGATCGCGGCGGACCCCGATGCGGCGCTCCTGGCCCTCGAGCGCGTCGTGCGACGCAACCCCGCCGCACTCGCCCCACTGGGGACGGATGCCGACGCCTGGAGCGCACTGTGGGCGCTCCTGGGGGCGTCGAGCGGGTTCGCCGACTTCTACCTCCGTCACCCCGAGGAGGTCGCCGATCTCGCCGTGCGCGGTCACGGGCTGCCGACGGCGGACGAGCTGCGGGAGACGCTGCTGGAGGCGGTGGGCGACGAGGACGGCTTCGCCGCAGACGGGGCAGAGACGTCGTGGATCGCGCTGCGCGTCCGCTATCGGCGCATGCTTGCCCGCATCGCCGCCTACGACCTGCTCCACGTGTCGTCCGTGGAGATCATGCCCCAGGTGGGCGCGGCACTGGCCGATGCCGCCGCGGCGGCGCTCGAAGCGTCGCTGAGCGTCGCACGCACCCGCGTGGCCCGGGGCGGCGCCGGGGCCGGGCTGTTCCCTCGTGACGAGGTGGCGGCGACGCGACTCGCCGTCATCGGCATGGGCAAGACAGGGGCGCGCGAGCTCAACTACGTCAGCGACGTGGATGTCATCTTCGTCGCCGACGCCGATCCGGATGCGCCGGTGGACCCGGGTGAGTCGCGCGTGGTCGACATCGCCACGCGACTCGCGGTGCAGCTGATGCGCGGCATCTCCGAGGTGGAGATCGAGCCGCCGCTGTGGGAGGTCGACGCGAACCTGCGCCCCGAGGGCAAGCAGGGCGCCCTCGTCCGCACGCTCGAGTCCCATCTGTCGTACTACGACCGCTGGGCGAAGAGCTGGGAGTTCCAGGCCCTGCTCAAGGCGCGCCCCATCGCCGGCAGCCCGACGCTGGGCGCGGCCTACGTCGATGCGGTTCAGCCCAAGGTGTGGACCAGCGCCGCGCGCGAGAACTTCGTCGACTCCGTTCAGCGCATGCGCGAGCGCGTCACCGAGCACATCCCGGCCGCCGATGTGCCCTTCCAGATCAAGCTCGGTCCGGGTGGCATCCGCGATATCGAGTTCACCGTGCAGCTGCTTCAGCTCGTGCACGGGCTCACCGACGAGAACATCCGCCAGCGCGGCACGCTCGACGCGCTCGACGCACTCGTCGCCCAGGGCTACATCGGGCGCACCGAGGCCACGGCGTTCTCGAACGACTACCGCGTGCTGCGCGTGCTCGAGCACCGGGTCCAGCTGCGCGGGCTCCGCCGCACGCACCTGATGCCCGCCAAGCCCGAGGACCGCCGCATCCTCGCGCGCGCATCCGGCCTCGCCCCCAGCGGAGACGCCGTGTGGGAGCTGTGGGAGCGCACCAAGCGCGAAGTGCGCGAGATCCACGTCCGGCTGTTCTATCGTCCGCTGCTGGCGGCCGTGGCCTCGCTCCCCGAGGAGGAGCGCGTCATCTCGCCGGAGCAGGCGCACGACCGGCTCGCCGCGATCGGCTTCAAGGACCCGGCAGGAGCGCTGCGCCACATCGGCGCTCTCACCAGCGGCATCAGCCGCAAGGTGGTCATCCAGCGCCACCTGATGCCTGTCATGATCCGCTGGTTCGCCGACGGCGTCGACCCCGACTACGGGCTGCTGGCGTTCCGCCGTCTCAGCGAGCGGCTGGGGGACACCCCGTGGTTCCTGCGGATGCTGCGCGACTCGTCCGGCGCCGCCGAGGGTCTGACGCGGGTGCTGTCGGGCTCGCGGTACGTCGGCGACCTGATGGAGTGGATTCCCGAGGCGGCCGCCTGGCTCGACGACGAGGACATGCTGCGTCCGCGCGCCGGCGTCGCGCTGCAGCAGGAGGCGCGCGCCATCCAGACGCGTCACCAGACCGTCGACGACGCCATGCGGGCTGTGCGGGCGCTCCGCCGCCGCGAGCTGCTGCGGACCGCGATGGCCGGCATGGTGGGGGTGGCGAGCATCGAGGACGTCGCGCAGTCCCTCACGACGATCACCGAGGTGACCATCCAGGCGGCGCTGCGCGCCGTCCGGCGCGAAGTGGTGCCGCCCGAGGATGCGGAGCTGGACTTCTCGGTCATCGCGATGGGTCGGTTCGGCGGCAGCGAGCTCGGCTTCGGCTCCGATGCGGACGTGCTGTACGTCTACCGCGCCAACGGCATCGAGCCCGAGCGCGCGGGACGCCTCGCCAACCGAATCGTGCAGGAGCTGCGGCGGTACTCGGAGGACCACCGCGTTCCCCTCGACCTCGACGCGGATCTGCGACCGGAGGGTCGCAAGGGGCCGGTGGTGCGCACGCTGGACAGCTATGCCGAGTACTACCGGCGCTGGTCGGTGTCCTGGGAGGCACAGGCCCTGCTGCGCGCGCGTGGCGTCGCGGGGAGCGTCAAGCTCATCCGCGACTTCATCGCGCTGGCCGACGAGCTCCGGTACCCGAAGGCCGCGGATCCGCAGGGACTGCGCGAGATCAAGCGCATCAAGGCGCGTGTCGAGAACGAGCGGCTGCCGCAGGGCACCGATCCGCACCGGCACCTCAAGCTCGGGCCCGGCTCGCTGTCGGATGTCGAATGGCTCGTGCAGCTGCTGCAGCTGCAGCACGCCCACCGTCTGCCCGAGATGCGGACGACGTCCACGATGGCGGCGCTGCGGGCCGCCGAGGCCGCCGGCGTCATCGCCGCCAGCGACGCCCAGCGTCTCTCGTCGGCCTGGCGCCTGGCCAGCCGCCTCCGCTCGGCGAACACCCTGCTGTCGGGCCAGACCAGCGATGTCCTGCCCACCGACCGGGTGCGTCTCGACGGTATCGGACGGCTGCTGGAGTATCCGCCCCGCTCCGCGACGCAGGTCGAGGAGGACTACCTCGGGACGACGCGCCGCGCACGCCGTGTGTTCGAGAAGCTCTTCTACGGCTGA
- a CDS encoding PAC2 family protein produces the protein MPFPGPIFERAATAPPVPRGLALVIALTGFTDAGSAVSQVVSFVRDDLDPIPLAVFSNDTLLDYRARRPVIAFDKDHLSDFRPARLELSLAHDSDGRPFLVLAGYEPDFAWDAFTQAVLQLCEEYAVSTVTWVHAIPMPVPHTRPLGTTVSGTRAELTAAHSVWQPQTEVPATAGHLIEYRLAASGTPVASFVLLVPHYLADTEYPAAALAALDSLTAATGLVFDGDALREENKDYLTKVDEQVEASDELSRMVEQLEERYDSYMAGSTNATPMVHTGDLPSADELAAELERFLATRPSSDEDPFSS, from the coding sequence ATGCCGTTTCCCGGACCGATCTTCGAGCGCGCCGCCACGGCGCCGCCCGTGCCGCGGGGCCTCGCCCTGGTGATCGCCCTCACCGGCTTCACCGACGCGGGCAGCGCCGTGAGCCAGGTGGTGTCGTTCGTGCGGGACGACCTCGATCCGATCCCGCTGGCGGTCTTCTCCAACGACACGCTCCTGGACTACCGGGCGCGACGACCCGTCATCGCCTTCGACAAGGACCACCTCAGCGACTTCCGTCCCGCGCGCCTCGAGCTGTCGCTGGCCCACGACAGCGACGGTCGACCGTTCCTCGTCCTCGCCGGCTACGAGCCCGACTTCGCGTGGGACGCCTTCACGCAGGCGGTGCTCCAGCTGTGCGAGGAGTACGCGGTCTCGACCGTGACGTGGGTCCACGCGATCCCGATGCCGGTGCCGCACACGCGTCCCCTCGGGACGACGGTGAGCGGCACGCGGGCTGAGCTGACGGCCGCGCACTCGGTGTGGCAGCCCCAGACCGAGGTGCCGGCGACCGCCGGCCACCTGATCGAGTACCGTCTCGCGGCGTCCGGGACGCCGGTTGCCTCGTTCGTGCTGCTCGTGCCGCACTACCTCGCGGACACCGAGTACCCGGCCGCCGCGCTGGCGGCGCTCGATTCGCTCACCGCGGCGACGGGTCTCGTGTTCGACGGCGATGCGCTGCGCGAGGAGAACAAGGACTACCTCACGAAGGTCGACGAGCAGGTGGAGGCCAGCGACGAGCTGTCCCGCATGGTCGAGCAGCTCGAGGAGCGCTACGACTCCTACATGGCCGGGTCGACGAACGCCACGCCGATGGTCCACACCGGCGACCTGCCGAGCGCGGACGAACTGGCCGCGGAGCTCGAGCGCTTCCTCGCCACGCGACCCTCTTCGGATGAGGATCCCTTCTCGTCCTGA
- the glnA gene encoding type I glutamate--ammonia ligase: MFSDSSEVLKFIKDEDVKFLDIRFTDLPGVQQHFNIPASTVDEEFFTVGQLFDGSSIRGFANIHESDMQLIPDVSTAYLDPFREAKTLVMVFDIYNPRNGEIYAKDPRQVAKKAEKYLASTGIADTAFFAPEAEFYIFDDVRYEVKQNSSFYSVDSEEGAWNTGRVEEGGNLANKTPYKGGYFPVSPVDKTADLRDDISLKLIEGGLELERAHHEVGTGGQQEINYKFDTMVHAADDILKFKYIVKNVAEQWGKVATFMPKPLFGDNGSGMHTHQSLWLDGKPLFYDEKGYGGLSDLARWYIGGLLAHAPAVLAFTNPTLNSYHRLVKGFEAPVNLVYSAGNRSAAIRIPITGTNPKAKRIEFRAPDASGNPYLAFAAQMMAGIDGIINRIEPHEPVDKDLYELPPEEAKNIPQVPNSLLDSLEALRADHEFLTRGNVFTPELIETWIEYKIENEIQPLAQRPHPFEFELYFGV; this comes from the coding sequence ATGTTCAGTGATTCATCCGAGGTGCTGAAGTTCATCAAGGACGAGGACGTCAAGTTCCTCGACATCCGTTTCACGGATCTCCCTGGTGTCCAGCAGCACTTCAACATCCCGGCCTCCACCGTGGACGAGGAGTTCTTCACCGTCGGACAGCTGTTCGACGGATCCTCGATCCGCGGCTTCGCCAACATCCACGAGTCGGACATGCAGCTGATCCCGGATGTCTCGACCGCCTACCTCGACCCGTTCCGCGAGGCGAAGACGCTCGTGATGGTCTTCGACATCTACAACCCGCGCAACGGCGAGATCTACGCGAAGGACCCGCGCCAGGTCGCGAAGAAGGCCGAGAAGTACCTCGCCTCCACCGGGATCGCCGACACCGCGTTCTTCGCCCCCGAGGCGGAGTTCTACATCTTCGACGACGTCCGCTACGAGGTGAAGCAGAACTCCAGCTTCTACTCGGTGGACTCCGAGGAGGGCGCCTGGAACACCGGTCGCGTCGAAGAGGGCGGAAACCTCGCCAACAAGACGCCCTACAAGGGCGGCTACTTCCCCGTCTCGCCGGTCGACAAGACGGCGGACCTCCGCGACGACATCAGCCTCAAGCTGATCGAGGGCGGTCTCGAGCTCGAGCGCGCGCACCACGAGGTGGGCACCGGCGGTCAGCAGGAGATCAACTACAAGTTCGACACGATGGTCCACGCCGCGGACGACATCCTGAAGTTCAAGTACATCGTCAAGAACGTCGCCGAGCAGTGGGGCAAGGTCGCGACCTTCATGCCCAAGCCGCTCTTCGGCGACAACGGCTCGGGTATGCACACCCACCAGTCGCTGTGGCTCGACGGCAAGCCCCTCTTCTACGACGAGAAGGGCTACGGCGGCCTGTCGGACCTCGCCCGCTGGTACATCGGCGGTCTGCTGGCCCACGCGCCGGCCGTCCTCGCCTTCACCAACCCCACCCTCAACAGCTACCACCGCCTGGTGAAGGGCTTCGAGGCGCCGGTCAACCTGGTGTACTCGGCCGGCAACCGCTCGGCGGCCATCCGCATCCCGATCACCGGCACCAACCCCAAGGCCAAGCGCATCGAGTTCCGCGCGCCGGACGCCTCGGGCAACCCGTATCTCGCGTTCGCCGCGCAGATGATGGCCGGCATCGACGGCATCATCAACCGCATCGAGCCCCACGAGCCGGTCGACAAGGACCTCTACGAGCTGCCGCCCGAGGAGGCCAAGAACATCCCGCAGGTGCCGAACTCGCTGCTGGACTCGCTGGAGGCCCTCCGCGCCGACCACGAGTTCCTCACGCGCGGCAACGTGTTCACGCCCGAGCTCATCGAGACGTGGATCGAGTACAAGATCGAGAACGAGATCCAGCCGCTCGCGCAGCGTCCTCACCCGTTCGAGTTCGAGCTGTACTTCGGCGTCTGA
- the lpdA gene encoding dihydrolipoyl dehydrogenase: MSDHVFDLVVLGGGSGGYAAALRAAELGRSVALVEKSKVGGTCLHRGCIPTKALLHAAEVAQSARDGASIGIRTSFDGVDAAGVRAYREGIVHKKHKGLEGLIKARGITVVAGEGRLEPGPTVRVGHDTYTGTDVVLATGSYSRTLPGLELGGRILASEHALDLEEIPRTAIILGGGVIGVEFASIWRSFGVEVTIVEALDRLVPAEDAASSKALERAFRRRGITSRLGVRFASATQTADDVTVDLADGSSLTADVLLVAVGRGPATAGMGFEEAGVELDRGFVRTDERLRTDTAHVWAVGDIVAGPQLAHRGFQQGIFVAEEIAGLAPVLVPDDMIPKVAYCSPEVASVGLTETAAAEAFGAEAVRAYEYNLAGNGKSEILGTSGIVKVVRRTDGPVVGVHLVGDRVGELITEAQLAIGWEAHPEDIAPFIHAHPTQSEALGEAFLALAGKPLHAL; the protein is encoded by the coding sequence ATGAGCGACCACGTCTTCGACCTCGTGGTCCTGGGCGGCGGAAGCGGCGGATACGCCGCGGCGCTGCGCGCCGCCGAACTCGGCAGATCCGTCGCGCTCGTCGAGAAGTCGAAGGTCGGCGGCACGTGCCTCCATCGCGGCTGCATCCCGACCAAGGCCCTCCTCCACGCCGCCGAAGTCGCACAGTCCGCGCGGGACGGCGCGTCGATCGGCATCCGGACCTCGTTCGACGGCGTCGACGCGGCGGGCGTCCGCGCGTACCGTGAGGGCATCGTGCACAAGAAGCACAAGGGGCTGGAGGGTCTGATCAAGGCGCGCGGCATCACCGTGGTGGCCGGCGAGGGGCGACTCGAACCGGGCCCGACGGTGCGGGTCGGGCACGACACCTACACCGGCACCGACGTCGTGCTGGCCACCGGCTCCTACAGCAGGACGCTGCCGGGCCTCGAGCTGGGCGGCCGCATCCTCGCCAGCGAGCACGCGCTGGACCTCGAGGAGATCCCGCGCACGGCGATCATCCTGGGCGGCGGGGTCATCGGCGTCGAGTTCGCCAGCATCTGGCGGTCCTTCGGCGTCGAGGTCACGATCGTCGAGGCGCTCGACCGGCTGGTGCCCGCCGAGGACGCCGCCTCCAGCAAGGCTCTCGAGCGCGCCTTCCGCCGCCGCGGCATCACGTCGCGACTCGGTGTGCGCTTCGCGTCGGCGACGCAGACGGCCGATGACGTCACCGTGGACCTCGCCGACGGGTCCAGCCTGACCGCGGACGTGCTGCTGGTGGCCGTCGGGCGCGGCCCCGCGACCGCGGGGATGGGCTTCGAGGAGGCCGGCGTCGAGCTGGACCGCGGCTTCGTCCGCACCGACGAGCGCCTGCGCACGGACACCGCGCACGTGTGGGCTGTCGGCGACATCGTCGCGGGCCCGCAGCTGGCGCACCGTGGCTTCCAGCAGGGGATCTTCGTGGCCGAGGAGATCGCCGGTCTCGCGCCGGTGCTCGTGCCCGACGACATGATCCCCAAGGTGGCCTATTGTTCTCCAGAGGTCGCTTCGGTCGGCCTCACCGAGACGGCCGCCGCCGAGGCGTTCGGCGCCGAGGCGGTGCGCGCGTACGAGTACAACCTCGCCGGCAACGGCAAGAGCGAGATCCTCGGCACGTCGGGGATCGTGAAGGTCGTCCGCCGCACCGACGGTCCTGTCGTCGGCGTCCACCTCGTCGGCGACCGCGTCGGCGAGCTCATCACCGAGGCGCAGCTCGCCATCGGGTGGGAAGCCCACCCGGAGGACATCGCCCCGTTCATCCATGCCCACCCGACTCAGAGCGAAGCCCTCGGCGAAGCGTTCCTCGCGCTGGCAGGCAAGCCCCTCCACGCGCTGTGA